One Bacteroidota bacterium genomic window carries:
- the mnmA gene encoding tRNA 2-thiouridine(34) synthase MnmA, with product MSKRGKVLVAMSGGIDSSVTAMLLHEQGYEVIGITMKTWDYATSGGSTKETGCCSLDSINDARGLAVNLGFPHYILDIREEFGDFIIDNFVEEYLAGRTPNPCVLCNTHIKWEALLKRANMLDCEFIATGHYAQIREEKNRFVISKGTDENKDQSYVLWGLKQDSLKRTKFPLGGFKKTEIRNMAEERGYIELANKSESYEICFVPDNDYRGFLKRKVEGLEEKVNGGDFVMQDGTKVGKHRGYPFYTIGQRKGLEIALGEPVFVTEIIPETNTVVLGSLEDLQKQTMKVRGYNIIKYATLPENFEALTKVRYKDPGAMSTINYAGDNLEVLFHKKVSAIAPGQSAVFYEGNDLVGGGFITR from the coding sequence ATGAGTAAGCGAGGAAAAGTTTTGGTTGCAATGAGTGGCGGAATAGACAGTTCTGTAACAGCTATGCTATTGCACGAACAAGGCTATGAAGTAATTGGCATAACCATGAAAACGTGGGATTATGCTACTTCCGGTGGCAGCACGAAGGAAACAGGCTGCTGTAGTTTAGATTCGATAAATGATGCCAGAGGATTGGCAGTAAATCTTGGCTTCCCACATTATATTTTAGACATACGAGAAGAATTCGGAGATTTTATTATTGATAATTTTGTAGAAGAGTATCTTGCCGGAAGAACTCCAAACCCTTGTGTATTGTGCAATACACACATTAAATGGGAAGCCCTCTTAAAACGAGCAAACATGTTGGATTGTGAGTTTATCGCAACCGGACACTATGCACAAATAAGAGAAGAAAAAAATCGGTTTGTTATCTCAAAAGGTACAGACGAAAATAAAGACCAATCATACGTATTGTGGGGATTGAAACAAGATAGTCTTAAGCGAACAAAATTCCCGTTAGGAGGGTTTAAAAAAACAGAAATTAGAAATATGGCTGAAGAGCGCGGCTATATTGAACTTGCAAACAAAAGCGAAAGCTACGAAATATGCTTTGTTCCCGATAATGATTACCGAGGGTTTTTAAAACGTAAAGTAGAAGGCTTAGAAGAGAAAGTAAATGGAGGGGATTTTGTAATGCAAGATGGCACAAAAGTAGGCAAACACCGTGGCTATCCATTCTACACCATTGGTCAACGAAAAGGGTTGGAAATTGCACTTGGAGAGCCCGTATTTGTAACCGAAATTATTCCGGAAACAAATACCGTGGTACTTGGTTCTCTAGAAGACTTACAAAAACAAACAATGAAAGTACGCGGGTATAATATAATTAAATACGCAACGCTTCCCGAGAATTTTGAAGCCTTAACTAAAGTGCGCTACAAAGATCCGGGAGCAATGAGTACCATAAATTATGCAGGAGATAACTTAGAAGTGTTGTTTCATAAAAAAGTATCTGCTATTGCCCCAGGTCAATCTGCTGTATTTTATGAAGGAAATGATTTAGTGGGTGGTGGATTTATAACCCGATAA
- a CDS encoding toxin-antitoxin system YwqK family antitoxin yields the protein MNTHNKSHLKKLVALLFVCSFFSPIHKAQNTTDAKGLKQGYWNVKTKEGKPHFEGAFNNNIPTGLFTYYYETGKPKMKMNYFNNGKNAYVEMFHENGKKMAKGKYTNQKRDSVWNIYDENELLLSQEQYLNGKKNGTCKEYYKTGQVAEIKNYENDVQVGEWKQYFEEGTIKCEGTYNNGFLEGKTVYYFPNGQPSAQGTHKHAVKHGVWTYYKMNGMVESRDTFNLGKQKNVRLDITKEELEEIRKNQKEE from the coding sequence ATGAATACGCATAACAAGTCCCATTTAAAAAAGTTGGTAGCATTGCTATTTGTATGCAGCTTTTTTTCTCCAATACATAAAGCACAAAACACAACTGACGCAAAAGGTTTAAAGCAAGGCTATTGGAATGTAAAAACGAAAGAAGGCAAGCCACATTTCGAAGGTGCCTTCAACAACAATATTCCAACAGGATTGTTTACTTATTACTACGAAACAGGTAAGCCAAAAATGAAGATGAATTATTTTAACAATGGTAAAAATGCGTATGTAGAAATGTTTCACGAAAATGGCAAAAAAATGGCCAAAGGAAAATACACAAACCAAAAACGAGATAGCGTTTGGAATATCTATGACGAAAACGAGCTTTTGCTTTCACAAGAGCAATACTTAAATGGTAAAAAGAACGGCACATGTAAGGAATATTACAAAACAGGGCAAGTTGCGGAAATAAAAAATTACGAAAACGATGTTCAGGTAGGCGAATGGAAACAATATTTTGAAGAAGGAACAATTAAATGCGAAGGCACCTATAACAATGGATTTTTAGAGGGCAAGACTGTTTATTATTTTCCCAACGGACAACCAAGTGCGCAAGGAACGCACAAACATGCTGTAAAACATGGGGTTTGGACATATTATAAAATGAATGGTATGGTAGAAAGCAGAGATACCTTTAACTTAGGAAAACAAAAAAACGTTCGACTAGACATAACGAAAGAAGAGTTGGAAGAAATTAGAAAAAATCAGAAGGAAGAATAG
- a CDS encoding 30S ribosomal protein THX, whose protein sequence is MGKGDKKSKKGKIFKGSYGVSRPRKKKKTVVSKPAAKKAAPKAEEKKAAPKKATAKKATKKAE, encoded by the coding sequence ATGGGAAAAGGAGATAAAAAATCTAAAAAAGGAAAAATCTTTAAAGGGTCTTATGGAGTTAGTCGTCCACGTAAAAAGAAAAAAACAGTAGTTAGCAAACCTGCTGCTAAAAAAGCTGCACCTAAAGCGGAAGAAAAGAAAGCCGCACCAAAAAAAGCTACTGCAAAAAAAGCAACTAAAAAAGCTGAATAG
- a CDS encoding T9SS type A sorting domain-containing protein, producing MKTRRLPQKLMFAIAAWLCLVKLNAQNVFIPDPNFKTYLQTNYASCMVGPNNDSLNTQCGPVLTDTILDVTALNISDLTGVQYFTSLIQLSCDSNQLSSLPSLPPTLKYLKCGWNQLTNLPTLPSSLLNLQCFYNQLTSIPSLPLSLISLYCQKNQLSNLPSLPSALWSLSCSDNQLTVLPSLPSGLYYLECSSNQLSSLPTLPNSLNTLDCANNLLTSLPSLPASLLALHCSNNQLISLPTLPNSLSYLNCASNPIACLPILPSVLGSNGYTIPLSISCIPNQPVQPIFQGSVVVSLPICTPANNACTYANISGLAFHDTNSNCQYDNGELLLKNRIIELQKGASTFYATTDSNGYYYSNIDTGVYNVSHVNNQFYNGAICSGIPYTVIVTSLNNSISNIDFPVQVDSCNYLSVDIATVRQRVGITTNQYYVNYCNNGVSAVSNAYIEITFAPEVFPLSSTLPWSGVNNATHTYTFTIGTINAMDCGTFIITDSVDVNGVLNQAVCATATIFPIDTACYQASSNWSKAFLKVNGNCNGTSIDFQIENIGTGNMGGGKQFRVYEDDLLVMNPNMPALNSLAVFNYSVAVTGKTYRLEVDQEPGAPGNSRPRAIVELCGGTNPSTGHVTSVSPDDWDAYVETSCIQLVNSYDPNDKKVMPAGFTSNNYVYNNDELEYTIQFQNTGNDTAYIVTLSDSIDVAHLDIKTIEPGVSSHPYQMQLWGANEVIFKFNNINLLPASVDSIKSQGFVKFKIKQQPNNPVGTDIDNKAYIYFDYNTPIITNVANVEIYKDPILLGVSKHYNNTSNVNLYPNPFTNELNVSVGGQYKQTRFELYDIVGKQLLSQTGGNLQKVNIQQALISGVYIYKVYGDEELISSGKVIAK from the coding sequence ATGAAAACAAGAAGATTACCCCAAAAGCTAATGTTTGCGATAGCGGCTTGGCTTTGTTTAGTGAAACTAAATGCACAAAATGTGTTTATTCCAGATCCTAATTTTAAAACCTACCTACAAACAAATTATGCAAGTTGTATGGTGGGACCCAATAATGATTCGTTGAATACACAGTGCGGTCCAGTATTAACGGATACTATATTAGATGTAACGGCTCTAAATATTTCAGATTTAACTGGAGTGCAATATTTCACATCTTTAATACAGTTATCGTGCGATAGTAATCAGCTTTCTAGTTTACCATCATTACCCCCAACTTTAAAATATCTTAAGTGTGGGTGGAATCAACTTACTAATTTGCCGACACTGCCTTCTTCCTTGTTAAACTTACAGTGCTTTTATAATCAACTTACAAGCATTCCTTCTCTTCCATTATCTTTAATAAGCCTTTACTGCCAAAAGAATCAGCTTTCTAATTTGCCATCATTACCCTCTGCATTATGGTCATTAAGTTGTTCCGATAATCAACTTACCGTTTTGCCCTCACTCCCCTCTGGATTATACTATCTAGAATGTTCGAGCAATCAACTTTCCTCTTTACCTACATTGCCAAATTCGCTGAACACACTAGACTGTGCCAACAATTTACTAACTAGCTTGCCATCACTTCCAGCATCATTATTGGCTTTACACTGTTCGAATAATCAACTTATCAGTTTGCCAACACTCCCCAATTCACTAAGTTACTTAAACTGTGCGAGCAACCCCATTGCCTGTTTACCTATTTTACCCTCGGTATTAGGTAGCAATGGCTACACTATACCTTTAAGTATTAGCTGTATTCCTAATCAACCTGTTCAGCCTATTTTTCAGGGTAGTGTTGTTGTTAGTTTGCCTATTTGCACTCCGGCAAACAATGCATGTACTTATGCTAATATAAGTGGTTTAGCTTTCCACGATACCAACTCTAATTGTCAGTACGATAACGGAGAATTATTACTAAAAAATAGAATTATTGAATTGCAAAAAGGCGCATCTACATTTTATGCAACCACTGATAGCAATGGATATTACTATTCAAATATTGATACCGGTGTTTATAATGTATCTCATGTAAACAACCAATTTTATAATGGAGCTATATGCTCCGGTATTCCTTATACAGTAATCGTTACAAGCCTAAACAACTCTATTTCAAACATTGATTTCCCTGTTCAAGTAGATAGTTGTAACTACTTAAGTGTAGACATTGCAACTGTGCGCCAACGTGTAGGGATTACAACAAACCAATATTACGTAAACTATTGCAACAATGGTGTTTCAGCCGTAAGCAATGCATACATTGAAATTACTTTCGCTCCAGAAGTATTCCCACTTAGTAGTACATTGCCATGGAGTGGAGTTAATAATGCCACACACACCTACACATTTACAATTGGAACTATCAATGCGATGGATTGTGGCACATTTATAATTACCGATTCGGTAGATGTAAATGGAGTTTTAAACCAAGCTGTATGCGCTACTGCTACCATATTCCCAATAGATACTGCTTGCTACCAAGCCAGCAGCAATTGGAGTAAGGCATTTTTAAAAGTAAATGGAAACTGCAACGGAACAAGTATCGACTTTCAAATTGAAAACATTGGTACTGGCAATATGGGAGGCGGTAAGCAGTTTAGGGTTTATGAAGATGACTTATTGGTGATGAACCCCAATATGCCTGCACTTAATTCTTTAGCCGTATTTAACTACTCAGTAGCGGTTACCGGCAAAACGTACCGTTTAGAAGTTGATCAAGAGCCTGGAGCTCCCGGAAATAGCCGTCCTCGTGCTATTGTGGAATTGTGCGGTGGTACTAATCCTTCCACAGGCCATGTAACGAGCGTTTCTCCTGACGATTGGGATGCGTATGTTGAAACATCGTGTATTCAATTGGTAAACTCATACGATCCAAACGATAAGAAAGTAATGCCCGCTGGATTTACCAGCAACAATTATGTCTACAACAATGATGAATTAGAATACACAATTCAATTCCAAAATACCGGTAATGATACAGCTTATATAGTTACTTTGTCTGATAGTATTGATGTGGCTCATTTAGACATCAAAACAATCGAACCCGGTGTAAGCAGCCATCCTTACCAAATGCAGTTGTGGGGCGCAAATGAAGTAATCTTCAAGTTCAATAACATCAACCTATTGCCTGCAAGTGTGGATAGTATCAAAAGTCAAGGGTTTGTGAAGTTTAAAATAAAACAACAACCTAACAACCCTGTAGGTACTGACATTGATAACAAAGCGTATATCTACTTCGATTACAACACACCTATCATTACCAATGTTGCCAATGTAGAAATCTACAAAGACCCAATATTGTTAGGTGTTAGCAAGCATTACAACAACACTAGCAATGTAAACTTATATCCTAATCCATTTACAAATGAGTTGAACGTAAGTGTTGGAGGGCAATACAAACAAACACGCTTTGAATTGTACGATATTGTTGGTAAACAATTATTATCGCAAACAGGAGGCAACTTGCAAAAAGTAAACATACAACAAGCGCTTATCAGTGGCGTATATATTTACAAAGTGTACGGAGATGAAGAATTAATAAGCTCCGGAAAAGTAATTGCGAAATAA